AAACTTTCCGTTTGGTTCAATTTGGCCTCTTTTAGCCGCTCGGTGTTCTAATTTTTGCGCGCGCGCTAAGCCTTGTGCCGGCAACGTGCATCTGGTGCTCGCGGCTGTTTGCTCACAGTTGCTTTCGCGCGTTCTGTGTTTACGTCGCCATGATTGCGCCTATGtgctcatttttgtgttgccCCTGCAGTCTGTGTACAAGGACACCAAACCCGTCGACGACTCGCAGTCGTGGCCCGTCCATCGGATCAGGATCACACTGACGAGTCGGAATGTGGCCAGCTTGGAGAAGGGTGAGAAAGTTGGTTCCGTATTAGAGGCGTTGTCTTGACTCTGTGTTGATAGTAGGAGGGTCATTCAAAATAGCAAATGTACTCTAGAGACCCTGTACTTTCAGCTGCCTCATACGGTAGCCGACTATCTTGCATGTGGGTATGCGTTCATGGGGAACCGCGATTGGGTACCGGTCAACCACGGACTCTGCGCATCTTGTCAAAGGCGACACCGAATCAGAACGTGATCACAGGCGTGTTGCTTCGTGATTTGCATTGCTTTACTAGAAATCAATGCTGCGTAGGAACACACGTTTTCTTCCAAGTACTTTCTTTTCTGTTTCCCAGGGTAGGCCACAAGCTCACAAAGCCATGGGCTTCTTTCAAACAACACAATTGCAGTATAAAACCCGGAACAGCATACGTTTGAGTGCAAAGATTGCGTTATTTATTGCTTCCCGCTGTCTTGTGGCAACCTCAAGGGCGGTGCGGGCTTGGCACTAttgtttttaattctttttttttatcgcccACTCTACTATGTCTTGTGGCAAGAAGTATGTGGGACAGACGGCGCTGTCTTGACTGGCTGCGTGGCGTGAGCGCGACGACAATGCAAGAAATTCATACTAGAAAGGGCTGGGACTGTGTTGTTTCTAAATCGGTGCCATGTAATTTAATAAGTCAAGGTCAGCTAACTCGACAGATCATTGTAGAGCAAAATTTAGCATCATTTGGGAGTAACTGCGTCAGTTCACTGTCAATTTCGTTATCAAGAAAAGAGCTGGTCATTTTTGTTATGACCTAGTAATCTTTTGCATGTTCAACAAGCATGACACCTGCCGCATTTGTTGAACCTTGAAGCGCTCTGCCACTGCATTGCAACACTGTTTTATGCAATTGAAATTTCTGTGTAACGTGCCCATGAATTGACCTGACGCATTTTGACCGCAAGCTTCAGTTGGCACACGTCGGCCAATTGAGTTGAAATTTGTGTAGTGATGGCATCGGAATGCTTTGATTcgatgaggttttttttttatatgtataTGGAACAGTAGTTAAGTTGTTTTCAAGGTGCTGCAGAATTAACtctaagctttttttttccccacccCTATGTACAGTGTGTGCTGACCTCATCAAGGGTGCTAAGGACAAGGAGTTGCGCGTCAAGGGTCCCGTGCGGATGCCCACCAAGACCCTGCGCATCACCACCCGTAAGACACCTTGCGGTGAAGGCTCCAAGACCTGGGATCGCTACCAGATGCGCATCTACAAGCGTGTCATCGATCTCCACTCGCCCTCCGAGATCGTCAAGCAGATCGTATCCTTCCTGTCTGGCTTACAGGTTGAGCTTGAAGCTGCATTGAGTAGTTGCAGTGCATG
This portion of the Amblyomma americanum isolate KBUSLIRL-KWMA chromosome 10, ASM5285725v1, whole genome shotgun sequence genome encodes:
- the RpS20 gene encoding ribosomal protein S20, with the translated sequence MSVYKDTKPVDDSQSWPVHRIRITLTSRNVASLEKVCADLIKGAKDKELRVKGPVRMPTKTLRITTRKTPCGEGSKTWDRYQMRIYKRVIDLHSPSEIVKQITSISIEPGVEVEVTIADS